TGCAGAAGCGAAATTTATCCATCATTCAACAGGAAAAACAACATTTTCTGGAAGAAATAGGAAATCAGATAAGAACACTTGAAAACAATATGTTAGGAGTGGAAACACGCTTAAATATTTTAAAAAGGGACTATGAAAAACATTTGACAGAGATAGCCAGATATGAAACATCATCGGTGATCTCACAAAAAGATGGTTCTGTCATGCGGATCTTGGAAAATGACAAGAATACGTATATCAAAAAAGGGCAGCCTGTCATACGTTTTTCTCCAGATGTTAATACCAGTGCACTGTTGTTAAAGGTCTCAGACTTCAATATGCCTTTGATGAAAGAGGGACTGCCTGTAAGGATCAGATTCTATGGATGGCCTGTGTTGTACATCCCCGGATGGCCGGTGATAAGGTTTGGTACCTTTGGAGGCATTGTGAAGAGAGTGGACCCGGTCTTGCATGAGAAAGGTGCTTACTATGCCTATGTGGTTGAAGATCCAAATGAACCATGGCCCTCTCATGAAAAACTTCGAGTAGGTACAGGTGCAACTGCATGGGTTGCCTTGTCAAGTGTGCCGATCTGGTATGAACTTTGGCGCTTAATGAATGCATTCCCAGCGAACATGGTCACGCCGGAGAAAAAATAATGAAACAAACATTTTTAAGATACTGTATCTATCTCTGTATGTGTTCGTATGATGCATTTTCCAAAGAAATTTTTACCGTGGAGCATATGAAACACTATCTGACAGAAGAAAACCCGTATATATACACTGCAGTGGGACAACAATATATTGATGCAGCGCGTATTGGATCAGCACAGGGAGGCTTTGATACGAAGCTCTCCGTAGCGTACGATAAAAAAGAATACCCGATAAGTACAGGCGAATTTTCTGATATCTCTTTGAGCAAGCCGACAGAAAACGGTACGGAATTTATTGTAGGGTACAGAAAAGCTGAAGGGGTTCAAGAGTATAACAATATCAAAACCGGTAGTGAAGGGGAATTACGGCTGGGAGTGAAAGTACCGGTATTTTCAGTTTTGAACGATATGAACGAACGTAAATATACGCTTGATTCCGCCAGAATAAATGCTACCAGGTCGGCATTTGAATCACAAAACAATTTAAGAAATCTCTATACGCATATCGTCACTTCATATTACCAACTCCTCTACTATAGTGAGGTCCTGAAGCTTGAGAAAAGTCTCTTGCATAAAGCGACAAAAAGGAATCGTTTTATTGAGAAAAGAGTACGAACCGGAGACCTTTCGGATATCGCTATACTTGAATCAAAACAGCAGATCATTAATCGTGAACAGAGAGTTCTCAGAACAAAAAACAGTTATACCCAGGCATTACAGACATTTTTAAAGTATCTGAACCTCTCTAAAAAAGAGTTTGATCTGAGATATGTGCTCCCCCCACTAAAGATGCTAAAGAAGGAAAAGATCATTTTCCACAATGTGATCAGTCAGGCATTAAAACAAAGACCAGACCTCAAAGCCTTGGAGTCCCAACAAAGCAAACTGGACCTGGACACAGCCTATAATAGCGTATCAGCGTATCCCGAGTTAAATCT
The sequence above is drawn from the Sulfurovum sp. TSL1 genome and encodes:
- a CDS encoding HlyD family secretion protein, with the translated sequence MDRFKFDALQLVETNPFVNRIGRFTFVLILFFIVILFLPWRQTVQGEGTLIAYDPTQRIQSISAPIDGFIDTFYVSENEHVQQGMKLFNMIDPDKDYKTRVYKMKEDFEQQHENIENELIVLKQKDTSLLNQKKIRLELYDKHYIQAEEQLKSLQLKYQAEKKNYEVLFNHFTRIKQLYVQKIESKKHYEKAENQYINSKITLEKIEIDIEVQKRNLSIIQQEKQHFLEEIGNQIRTLENNMLGVETRLNILKRDYEKHLTEIARYETSSVISQKDGSVMRILENDKNTYIKKGQPVIRFSPDVNTSALLLKVSDFNMPLMKEGLPVRIRFYGWPVLYIPGWPVIRFGTFGGIVKRVDPVLHEKGAYYAYVVEDPNEPWPSHEKLRVGTGATAWVALSSVPIWYELWRLMNAFPANMVTPEKK
- a CDS encoding TolC family protein — protein: MKQTFLRYCIYLCMCSYDAFSKEIFTVEHMKHYLTEENPYIYTAVGQQYIDAARIGSAQGGFDTKLSVAYDKKEYPISTGEFSDISLSKPTENGTEFIVGYRKAEGVQEYNNIKTGSEGELRLGVKVPVFSVLNDMNERKYTLDSARINATRSAFESQNNLRNLYTHIVTSYYQLLYYSEVLKLEKSLLHKATKRNRFIEKRVRTGDLSDIAILESKQQIINREQRVLRTKNSYTQALQTFLKYLNLSKKEFDLRYVLPPLKMLKKEKIIFHNVISQALKQRPDLKALESQQSKLDLDTAYNSVSAYPELNLFAYGVHDIHYGEGIKVGLQFDIPLERRSYKGKMIEIQKGMNQLEEEKNRLLLDLKTNLSNLMYALDIVNQNIELGDKETKIVESLEEAENKKYEVGSSDLFQINQREIRTLEVKKKQLEYHLNALVIQQEIKKEMGEYMTL